The sequence AAGCCGGATTGTTTATGATCATCGTCTGGAATACCCTTGCTCTGGTGGGATCGGGCTTTATCTACTACGTGGTGGCGTTGGGTTTCTCGCAAATCCTGGGGCTTTTGGACTATAAACGGCTGGTCTGGGTTTTGTTACCGGTTAAATATTTCCTGGTTTTGTACCCGCAAAATATGGGCGAGACGAGGGAATTGCTGGAATATGCGGCAAATTACGGTTGGATCCCCTTCTTTGGCCTCCCCGTCTTCTATTATCTTTGCGCGTTGGTTTTGCGGAAGGGTGAGGATGGACGATGAAAAGGAAGGCGCTTCTCTTCTGTCTATTCCCCTTAATCCTGATGGGTTGCTGGAATGCGGAAGACATCAACGACCGGGTGCTTGTTTTGGCCGCCGGGTTGGACCAAGGGGAGAACGGACGGCTCCGCCTGTCGGTGCAGGTTCCGATTGTGGAGGAACTATTGCCGATCTTTGGGAGTCCGCAGGTGAACAAAGGGTCGTTTGCGGTCTTGACCGCCGAAGGGGAGAGTATCATTGGCGCGGTACCGACACTCCAGAGCAAAACCCAACGGACGCTTTTTTTCGGACATATGAAGACGGTACTCATCGCCGAGGAATTGGCCGCGGCCGGTCTAAAAAGCATCATTGACGCCCTTCGGCGGCACCCGGGAGTTCCACCCCAGGCCCATGTTCTCCTGGTCAAGGATGAGGCGGCGGCCATGTTGAGCCATGCTCTATGGCATAAGGGGATTCCGGGAATCAGTTTGGTTACCTTCTTTCATGCGCAGGGGAAGCGGGACCAGGCGTTTGATCAGCCTGTATGGCGATTGGTCCGTAATATCAGCCTGCCAACGCAAGATGCTTTTCTACCGATTCTGGAGTATGATACGGACGAGGAGACTTTTATTATCGAAGGTTTAGGAGTGTTACATGACGACCGTCTGGTCGGGGAGTTGTCGGGGGAGGAAGCCCGGATGTTTGGGCTCCTCAGCGGGAATACCCGGAGTGCCTACCTCAATTTGCCCATCTCCGAGTACGGCTGGGTTGCCATGCGCCAAGTCCGGGCAAAAACCAAAATAGGCTACAAAAAAACCCGGACGGGGCCGGTGATCACCATTGATGTTAAAGCCCATGGTTGTCTCATCGAATCGACAAAAATGGCGGTTAGACTGAACCGGGAAGACCGGCAGCGGATTGACCATGCGGTCAGTACCCACCTGGAACGGGAGATGCGCAAGACCCTCCAAAAACTGCAAGGGCTTGGTGCAGACCTTCTAGCCCTCGGGGAAATGTACCGTGTTCATAATGCCTCGACTTGGGAACCCTCTGCTTGGGAACGGATTTACCCGGAGATTCCCATCGAAGTGAAGGTCGAGTTCACCGTGGACAACTACGGTATCTTGCGGTAATCCGCGGCGGTTGGGGAAGAATGAGCTTCTTTTATGACTGACTTCTGCATATTATAACCATGATGTTGGCAATGATTTCCGTGTTCATTCTACACTTTGGCGACAATTCATACAGATAGTCAACGGGATACTCCTTTCTTTAAATTTGTGCTCGCTTACTGTAATTTTACTAACGTTATTCGTTGTAAAAGAAAAAACTTCCTGCACTTTAAGGGCTTAGGGATATTTTGATGAAATGGTAAAGCGCTTTCCAGGAAATACTTGCAGGAAAGCGTTGTTTAATCGGTAATTCTTCTACGGGAAAACGGAGCTTGCCTCCGTTGCTCCTAGAAAGGGGGGATGACAGTGAATTCCAGTCTTAAAGTGGGTTTGATTCTTGGGGTATCATTGATTATTTCTGCAGTTATTTTTGGTTCCTATTTTTATCAGGCCCAGAGTCCCGGCCAGACCATCAGTGTGGTGGGGGCGGCTTCCAAGGACTTTGAGGCGGATCAGGTGAAGTGGACGCTCAATATCGAAGAGGAAGTTTTGGGTAATGATCTGACGGCCGGTTACGTGAAACTCCAGGCGATCCGGGAAAAGATCTTTGCACTGCTTGCCACAAAAGGTATCGACCGTGAAAGTATTACCATGAAGCCGGCCTACGTCTATAAGGAGTATGATTACAACGGAAACTCCCGGGTTTTTCGGGGTTACCAATTCCAACAGACAATCTACGTGATCACCGACCAGGTGGACGCGGTTGAAGCGCTGGCCTTTGATCCGGTGGAACTGCTGGATGGGGGGACGATCAACTCGACTTTGGAATATTTCTATACCGGCATTGATGAACTCAAAAAGGAACTGGTGGGGGAAGCAACCAGAAATGCCCGGGAACGGGCGGAGAAAATGGTGGAGCAGACCGATGTGAAAGTTGGCAAGATCGTGTCTGTCCGTTCCGGCGTGTTTCAGATCACCGAACCCAATTCGACCAGGGTTGAAGCGGCCGGCATCCATGATACTTCGACCCGTCGGCAACAGATCCGGGTTACGGCCCATGTGACGTTTAATTTGAAATGAAATAATACGCCCGATCGTCTTACAATAATCTTAAACGACTAGACCCGGGGGTTCATAGACCTCCGGGTTTTTTGCCGGCTTTATGTGGATGGAATTTTGAAGCAGGAATCAAATGGTTGACCAAGAAATAATCCCGATCGAGCGGTCGAATTGGCAATACTATAAAAAATCTGCTCAAAATACTAGATTATCTGCCGAAACCGGTCTGGTTTGGGCAGTGGTTTACTACAAGGAGGTACGAGCATGGCGGAACGAGTGATCCATCCTCTTGCGGGGCAGCAGGCCCGGCCGGAGGACCTTTATACCAGGGAACAGATTACCACTTGGTACGAGAACCCCGGCGGCCCATTACAGCCCATCAAAAACGGAACGTCCGGACACCGGGGCCATACCGGGGTGGGGTTCTCCCAGTTTCATGTGGCGGCCATGACCCAGGCGTTGGTTGATATCCGGCGCGAGCGGGGTACGTTTGGGCCGGTGCTCCCGGAAGAACTTAAGGACAAACCCCTCGGCCCGTTGGTGATGGGCAAGGATGTCCGTTTCGCTTCGGATCTGGCCCAACAAACCGCGGTGGAGGTTTTTGCCGGGAACGGGATGAAGGTTCTGCTCCACCGGGGCGGGCGGAGTACACCGACCCCGGTTGTTTCCCACGCGATCCTGAGCCGGGTTGCCCGGGGCGAGAAGGTGGAAGGGGTAATTATCACTGCTTCCCATAACCCCCCGGAGGATGCGGGGTATAAGAGTAACGGGTTGGACGGCGGGCCCAATACCCGCACCGCCCCCATTGATGAAAAAGGCAACTACTATCTTGAGCATCGCGACCAGATTAAACGCCTGCCCTACCAGGCCGCCGTGGAGAAGGGACTGGTTGAAGAGATCGACCTGATCACCCCCTACGTGCGGGAACTCGGCGGGGTGGTCGATATGGACCGGATTAAAAAGGAGCGCTTTGCCGTTACCCCCCTGGGCGGGTCGGCCCATGGCTACTATGAGGCGGTTAATGCGATGTACGGTACCCAAATCGAGGTAGTCCTTGCGGAGCCGGATCCCACCTCTTCCAACCGGACCTATGACTGGGACGGCAAGTTACGTGGGGACCCCTCCTCCCACTATGTGATGATGGCGGTGCAGGGGATCCGGGAAAAACTGCGGGTCCCCTTCATCGGGGCCAATGATAATGATGCGGACCGGTTTGGCGGTGAGGACGGGACCGGGATTTTAAACCCCAACCATGTTCTGTGTGTGCTCTTCGACTATCTGGCGGCCCACCGGGACTTTCCGGCGGCGATGGGGGTCGGGCGTACTATTGGCACGACCCACCTGTTGGACCGGATTGCGGCCCACTACGGCCGTCCGGCCTATGAGGTCAATGTCGGCTTTAAGCACTACGTGGCGGGGTTACAGGCCGGGAAATACGTCTTGGCCGGGGAAGAGAGCGCCGGGGTTTCCTTCCCGCGCCGGGACGGCAGCCTCTGGGTGACGGAAAAGGACGGGATCGCCGCGGTGCTCTTGATGATGGAAGTCATCGCCACCACCGGTAAAGATATTGGCACCCTCTACCGGGAGTTGGAGAAGCAGTACGGTCCTTATCAGTATGAGCGGGAGGACCAGCCCGCCCGGCCGGAGCAGAAGGCGCGCTTAATGCAACTGGCGGCCGACCCGAACCAGGTCAAGGCGCTTCTGTTCGGGAAGAAGGTGGCGGGACGGACGATTGAGCGGCTGGTGATCGGGGATGGCATTAAAGTGGTTTTATCCGGCGGTGTTTGGGTCCTGAAACGGGCTTCCGGAACCGAAAACATCATCAAGGATTACCGCGAAGAACTGGGCGAGTCCCTGGCAACGGCGCGCAAAGCCTCGGAGGAGATCGGTGCTTATTTGGGGCTGAATTAAATATAAATATAAAAATATACAATTAAAGGGTAAACCGGTACTGCTTTTACCTCCCCAGTTGTTTGAAGCCTGATGGTGCGCTTGCCAGACTAACGCAAGAGCAAGGAGGGAAGAGGAATGCCAAAGCTACATATTGACGAACGGGTGGAGGTCATCCATGGCGACATTACCAAGGTCGAAGTCGATGCCATTGTCAACGCCGCCAACAGCAGTCTCTTGGGGGGCGGCGGCGTGGACGGGGCGATCCACCGGGCGGGCGGACCGGCGATCCTGGCCGAATGCATAAAGATCCGGGAGAAGCAAGGGGGTTGTCCCACCGGGGAAGCGGTGATCACCACGGCGGGGCGGTTGCCGGCGAAATATG comes from Capillibacterium thermochitinicola and encodes:
- a CDS encoding SIMPL domain-containing protein, translated to MNSSLKVGLILGVSLIISAVIFGSYFYQAQSPGQTISVVGAASKDFEADQVKWTLNIEEEVLGNDLTAGYVKLQAIREKIFALLATKGIDRESITMKPAYVYKEYDYNGNSRVFRGYQFQQTIYVITDQVDAVEALAFDPVELLDGGTINSTLEYFYTGIDELKKELVGEATRNARERAEKMVEQTDVKVGKIVSVRSGVFQITEPNSTRVEAAGIHDTSTRRQQIRVTAHVTFNLK
- a CDS encoding Ger(x)C family spore germination protein, which codes for MKRKALLFCLFPLILMGCWNAEDINDRVLVLAAGLDQGENGRLRLSVQVPIVEELLPIFGSPQVNKGSFAVLTAEGESIIGAVPTLQSKTQRTLFFGHMKTVLIAEELAAAGLKSIIDALRRHPGVPPQAHVLLVKDEAAAMLSHALWHKGIPGISLVTFFHAQGKRDQAFDQPVWRLVRNISLPTQDAFLPILEYDTDEETFIIEGLGVLHDDRLVGELSGEEARMFGLLSGNTRSAYLNLPISEYGWVAMRQVRAKTKIGYKKTRTGPVITIDVKAHGCLIESTKMAVRLNREDRQRIDHAVSTHLEREMRKTLQKLQGLGADLLALGEMYRVHNASTWEPSAWERIYPEIPIEVKVEFTVDNYGILR
- a CDS encoding phosphoglucomutase (catalyzes the interconversion of alpha-D-glucose 1-phosphate to alpha-D-glucose 6-phosphate); amino-acid sequence: MAERVIHPLAGQQARPEDLYTREQITTWYENPGGPLQPIKNGTSGHRGHTGVGFSQFHVAAMTQALVDIRRERGTFGPVLPEELKDKPLGPLVMGKDVRFASDLAQQTAVEVFAGNGMKVLLHRGGRSTPTPVVSHAILSRVARGEKVEGVIITASHNPPEDAGYKSNGLDGGPNTRTAPIDEKGNYYLEHRDQIKRLPYQAAVEKGLVEEIDLITPYVRELGGVVDMDRIKKERFAVTPLGGSAHGYYEAVNAMYGTQIEVVLAEPDPTSSNRTYDWDGKLRGDPSSHYVMMAVQGIREKLRVPFIGANDNDADRFGGEDGTGILNPNHVLCVLFDYLAAHRDFPAAMGVGRTIGTTHLLDRIAAHYGRPAYEVNVGFKHYVAGLQAGKYVLAGEESAGVSFPRRDGSLWVTEKDGIAAVLLMMEVIATTGKDIGTLYRELEKQYGPYQYEREDQPARPEQKARLMQLAADPNQVKALLFGKKVAGRTIERLVIGDGIKVVLSGGVWVLKRASGTENIIKDYREELGESLATARKASEEIGAYLGLN